The region TCTTTCACCGATTTCCGGGCCGCGAAGGCCGCCATAGAATCACTTGAAGGATCGCGTGGACGCGTGAGGACGCGCGGCGCGACACGCCGGCCGCACCTCGCCGGCCACACCTCGCCGGCCGTAAAAAACGCCCGCCACGCAACGTGGCGGACGGGCTCGCGACGGCCGCGCGGATCAGCCTTCGACCACGTCGAGATAGTCCTCGGGACGGGTGCGGTCCTCCGCGTGCCGCATGCCGAGCACGCGCACCAGCACGCTGACCGCGATCGACACCACGAGATTCACGATCAGCGACCAGATCGCCGCGTAGCCCGGAATCGCATAACCGAACAGATGGATCGTGAAGATCGAACCGGCGAGCTTCAGCGAGATCGCCATCCAGGTGCCGCACACGATGCCCGCCGCCCAGCCGGCGAGCAGCCCGCGATAGTCGAGCGCGCGCGTATAGAGGCCGAGCACGATCGCGGGCAGCGTCTGGATGATCCAGATCCCGCCCAGCAGCTGCAGCTGGATCGCATAGGTGAGCGGCAGCCCGAGGATGAACACGACCGCGCCGACCTTCACGATCAGCGACACCAGTTTCGCGACCTGGGTTTCCTGCTCGTGCGTCATGTTGCGATTGATGAACTCGCGGTGGATGTTGCGCGTGTACAGGTTCGCGGCGGCGATCGACATGATCGCCGCCGGCACCAGCGCGCCGATCCCGATCGCCGCGAACGCGACGCCGACGAACCACGACGGGAAGAAATGCAGGAACAGCGCGGGCACCGCGAAATTCGCGCCGTAGGCCTGGAAGTACGGCGCGAACTCCGGCATGTCCTTGACCCCGGACGCGAGCGCCATGTAGCCGAGCAGCGCCAGCAGCCCGAGCACGAACGAGTACGCGGGCAGCATCGCCATGTTGCGGCGGATCGTGTTGCCCGACGACGACGACAGGATCGCCGTCACCGAGTGCGGGTACAGGAACAGCGCGAGCGCCGAGCCGATCGCGAGCGTCGCGTAGGCGCTGTAGCCGTTCAGGCTCGCCGCGTCGGGCGCCTTGAGCAGCAGCTTGGCGGGCGGCACCGCGCCGAAGATGTGGCCGAAGCCGCCGAGCTGCGCGGGAATCACGATGATCGCGGCCGCGATCGTGATGTAGATCAGGATGTCCTTGACGATCGCGATCATCGCCGGCGCGCGCAGGCCCGACGTATAGGTGTAGGCGGCCAGGATCGCGAACGCGATGATGAGCGGCAGGTCGCCCGCGAAGCCGCGCGTATCGAAGCCGAGGCCGCCGATCACGACCTCGATGCCCACCAGTTGCAGCGCGATGTACGGCATCGTCGCGACGATGCCCGTCACCGCGACCGCGAGCGCCAGCGCGCGGCTGCCGTAGCGGGCGCTGACGAAGTCCGCCGAGGTCACGTAGCCGTGGCGTTTCGCGATGCTCCACAGCTTCGGGAACACCATGAACGCGAACGGATAGATGAGGATCGTGTAGGGCAGCGCGAAGAAGCCCATCGCGCCGGCGCCGAACACGAGCGCGGGCACCGCGACGAAGGTATAGGCGGTATAGAGATCGCCGCCGAGCAGGAACCAGGTGACGACCGTGCCGAAGCGGCGGCCGCCGAGCCCCCATTCGTCGAGATGCGCGAGATCGCCGCGCCGCCAGTGCGCGGCCAGGAAGCCCATGATCGTCACGCCGACGAACAGCAGCACGAATACGCAGGTCGCGGCGAGGTTCATGAGCGGCCTCCCGGCGTACCGCCCGCCTTCCAGCAGTTCTTGGTCTTGAAGTAGACGAGCGCGGTGATGATCGCGCTAATGAACACCCACGACAGCTGGTACCAGTAGAAGAACGGAAAACCGAACCATTGCGGTTCGATCCGGCTGTACGACGGCACCCAGACCATCGCGATCAACGGCAGGACCAGCAGCCAGAGCCAGCGCTTGGCGGCCCGATTGGCGTCGGCATCGTGAGCCATGACGTCTCCTCATCATTCCCGGTTCTTGATGTTGTGGACGGATGCGGCGATGCGCGGGGAGACACGGCACGGAGCGTGCGGCAGCCCCCCGGCGCCTTTTTCAGTATAAGAGCCGGGGGGAAGCGGTCAAACAGGGGCGAACCCGAAGCGGGCGTCGTCAGATCGTGAAGACGTCCGCGCGGGTGTCGAGCGAGGCTTTCAATGCTTTCACCCAGCGGCGCGCGGGCAGCTTCAGCTCGGCCTCGATCAGCTTGGCGCGCGCGTCGAGCTGCGCGAAGCTCACCTCGAGCGCCGGGCCCGAGAACGCGAGCGCGATGCGGTTGCCGTCGTGCACCTCGGGCAGCGCGATCACGCGGCCGTCGAACGCCGCGTTCAGGTGCTTCATGTTGCGCACGAAGCTCGGGTGGTCGCCGAACAGGTTGATGGTGGCCATGCCCGCCTCGGCGAGGCAGCCTCGCACCGCGCGGTAGAACGCGACGCTGTCGAGCACCGGGCCGCGCGCGGTCGCGTCGTACAGGTCGATCTGCAGCGCGCCGATCGTGCCGCGCTGGGCGGGATCGTTGACGAAGTCCCACGCATCGGCTTCGCGCACCGTGAGGCGCGCGTCGTCGGGCGGCAATTCGAACATGGTGTGCGCGGCGACGATCACGGCCGGATTCAGCTCGACCGCCTCGACCTTCGCGCGCGGCAGGAAGCGATGCGCGAACTTGGTCAGCGCACCGGTGCCGAGCCCGAGCTGGACCACGCGTTCGGGCGTTTCGAGGAACAGCAGCCACGCCATCATCTGCTGCGCGTATTCAAGCTCGATGTGGAGCGGCTTCGAGATCCGCATCGCCCCCTGCACCCACTCGGTGCCGAAGTGCAGGTAGCGCACGCCGCGTTCCTCGGAGAACGTGACGGGCGCGAAGCGCGGCTTGCGCGGCGCGTCGAGCACCGGATGGTCGTCCTGCTCGTCGTGGTCGGCGCGGCGCTTCGCGCGCGACGGCTGGAGTTTCACGGAGCCGTTGTAGGCGGACGGCTTGCCGCGTTTGAATGCGCGCGCCTCGGCGGAGGCGCGCTTGATCAGTCGGGTCATGAGGCAATCTTGCGCCGGCGGCGCGGTAGTGGGTTTTGAATCGGACGAGAGGATAGCATCCGGACGGGATGGCAGGGCCGGGACCGCTTGCGCCGGCACGTCCGCGCCCCGACGCCGCGCGTGTCGATGATTCGGCAATCGACCGGGCAGATCTCGTCGCACGCGCTGCCATTGCGGTTATCGGGACAGGCGGCATTCCCACGGTATCGGGAGCATGGTTTTCACTTCCGGGCCGAAGCGCGTTCAAATCGCGCCTCGCCCGCTTAATCCGGCGGACCATCCCGGAGAGTCATCACGCGTTTCCCGGCAATGCGACGCGCATCATTC is a window of Burkholderia sp. FERM BP-3421 DNA encoding:
- the mctP gene encoding monocarboxylate uptake permease MctP, translating into MNLAATCVFVLLFVGVTIMGFLAAHWRRGDLAHLDEWGLGGRRFGTVVTWFLLGGDLYTAYTFVAVPALVFGAGAMGFFALPYTILIYPFAFMVFPKLWSIAKRHGYVTSADFVSARYGSRALALAVAVTGIVATMPYIALQLVGIEVVIGGLGFDTRGFAGDLPLIIAFAILAAYTYTSGLRAPAMIAIVKDILIYITIAAAIIVIPAQLGGFGHIFGAVPPAKLLLKAPDAASLNGYSAYATLAIGSALALFLYPHSVTAILSSSSGNTIRRNMAMLPAYSFVLGLLALLGYMALASGVKDMPEFAPYFQAYGANFAVPALFLHFFPSWFVGVAFAAIGIGALVPAAIMSIAAANLYTRNIHREFINRNMTHEQETQVAKLVSLIVKVGAVVFILGLPLTYAIQLQLLGGIWIIQTLPAIVLGLYTRALDYRGLLAGWAAGIVCGTWMAISLKLAGSIFTIHLFGYAIPGYAAIWSLIVNLVVSIAVSVLVRVLGMRHAEDRTRPEDYLDVVEG
- a CDS encoding DUF3311 domain-containing protein produces the protein MAHDADANRAAKRWLWLLVLPLIAMVWVPSYSRIEPQWFGFPFFYWYQLSWVFISAIITALVYFKTKNCWKAGGTPGGRS
- a CDS encoding spermidine synthase → MTRLIKRASAEARAFKRGKPSAYNGSVKLQPSRAKRRADHDEQDDHPVLDAPRKPRFAPVTFSEERGVRYLHFGTEWVQGAMRISKPLHIELEYAQQMMAWLLFLETPERVVQLGLGTGALTKFAHRFLPRAKVEAVELNPAVIVAAHTMFELPPDDARLTVREADAWDFVNDPAQRGTIGALQIDLYDATARGPVLDSVAFYRAVRGCLAEAGMATINLFGDHPSFVRNMKHLNAAFDGRVIALPEVHDGNRIALAFSGPALEVSFAQLDARAKLIEAELKLPARRWVKALKASLDTRADVFTI